The following proteins are co-located in the Clavibacter capsici genome:
- the argS gene encoding arginine--tRNA ligase — protein MTTPDLTGALFEIVARTAGRRPGGDALVLSPDMVVLERPRNRDHGDWATNIAMRIAKPLGESPRAVAADIAEALGELPQVAKVDVAGPGFINITLEAAAAGALARTIVDAGPAYGRGTTLEGIRINLEFVSANPTGPIHLGGVRWAAVGDSLARILQAEGADVTREYYFNDHGSQIDRFARSLLASHLGEETPEDGYGGAYIGEIAARVVAEHDGDVDALPREEQQELFRQRGTELMFAEIKQKLHDFGVDFDVFFHEDSLHESGAVDRAIARLTELGHVFEEDGAVWLRTTTFGDDRDRVVIRSSGEPAYISGDLGYYLDKRERGFEQNIIMLGADHHGYVGRMMAMVEAFGDTPGVNLQILIGQMVNLLRDGEPVKMSKRNGTIVTLDDLVDAVGVDAGRYALVRSSADQNLDIDLAVLGKRTNDNPVFYVQYAHARTCAVDRNAAASGVERTAFAPELLTHPTESALLGLLQEFPRIVAQAAELREPHRVARYVEELAGSYHRWYDSCRVVPRGDEEVTDLHRTRLWLNDAVRQVVANGLDLVGVSAPERM, from the coding sequence ATGACGACCCCTGACCTGACCGGCGCCCTGTTCGAGATCGTGGCCCGGACGGCAGGACGACGACCGGGGGGCGACGCCCTCGTGCTCAGCCCCGACATGGTCGTGCTCGAGCGCCCGCGCAACCGCGACCACGGCGACTGGGCCACCAACATCGCCATGCGCATCGCGAAGCCGCTGGGGGAGAGCCCGCGCGCCGTCGCGGCCGACATCGCCGAGGCGCTCGGGGAGCTGCCGCAGGTCGCGAAGGTCGACGTCGCGGGTCCCGGCTTCATCAACATCACGCTCGAGGCGGCGGCCGCCGGCGCCCTCGCGCGCACCATCGTCGACGCCGGTCCCGCGTACGGCCGGGGCACGACGCTCGAGGGGATCCGCATCAACCTCGAGTTCGTCTCCGCGAACCCCACGGGCCCCATCCACCTGGGCGGCGTGCGCTGGGCGGCCGTCGGCGACAGCCTCGCGCGCATCCTCCAGGCCGAGGGCGCGGACGTCACGCGCGAGTACTACTTCAACGACCACGGATCCCAGATCGACCGCTTCGCCCGCAGCCTCCTCGCGAGCCACCTCGGCGAGGAGACGCCCGAGGACGGCTACGGCGGCGCCTACATCGGCGAGATCGCCGCCCGCGTGGTGGCCGAGCACGACGGCGACGTGGACGCCCTCCCGCGCGAGGAGCAGCAGGAGCTGTTCCGCCAGCGCGGCACCGAGCTGATGTTCGCGGAGATCAAGCAGAAGCTGCACGACTTCGGGGTCGACTTCGACGTGTTCTTCCACGAGGACTCGCTGCACGAGTCCGGCGCCGTCGACCGCGCCATCGCGCGCCTCACGGAGCTCGGCCACGTCTTCGAGGAGGACGGCGCCGTGTGGCTGCGCACCACCACGTTCGGCGACGACCGCGACCGCGTGGTGATCCGCTCGTCCGGCGAGCCCGCCTACATCTCGGGCGACCTCGGCTACTACCTCGACAAGCGCGAGCGCGGCTTCGAGCAGAACATCATCATGCTGGGCGCCGACCACCACGGCTACGTCGGCCGCATGATGGCCATGGTCGAGGCGTTCGGCGACACCCCGGGCGTCAACCTGCAGATCCTCATCGGCCAGATGGTCAACCTCCTGCGCGACGGCGAGCCCGTCAAGATGAGCAAGCGCAACGGCACCATCGTCACGCTCGACGACCTGGTGGACGCGGTGGGCGTCGACGCCGGCCGCTACGCGCTCGTGCGCTCCTCCGCCGACCAGAACCTCGACATCGACCTCGCGGTGCTCGGCAAGCGCACGAACGACAACCCCGTCTTCTACGTGCAGTACGCCCACGCGCGCACCTGCGCGGTGGACCGCAACGCGGCCGCGTCCGGCGTCGAGCGCACGGCCTTCGCGCCGGAGCTGCTCACGCACCCGACCGAGTCGGCGCTCCTCGGCCTCCTGCAGGAGTTCCCGCGCATCGTGGCCCAGGCCGCCGAGCTGCGCGAGCCCCACCGGGTCGCGCGCTACGTGGAGGAGCTCGCGGGGTCCTACCACCGCTGGTACGACAGCTGCCGGGTGGTGCCGCGAGGCGACGAGGAGGTCACCGACCTGCACCGCACGCGCCTGTGGCTGAACGACGCGGTCCGGCAGGTCGTGGCGAACGGACTCGACCTCGTGGGCGTCTCGGCCCCCGAGCGCATGTAG
- a CDS encoding transglutaminase-like domain-containing protein, with the protein MRRDVSSMLELQVAGGSGMAFAVAVARGADIASEHLAFALDGVPVPATEVVDRHDTRLHVLDVGAGVLTMEYRATVTGRRDPAPLDDVDLWVYRRPSRYCESDTLFPTARGEFRGLEGMPLLAAVRAFVADSLRYAPGSSLPTDGAVRTLLARRGVCRDYAHLVIAMLRALDVPARLAAVYAPGLRPMDFHAVAEAWVDGAWHVVDATGLAPRQSLLRISTGRDASDTAFLTNTRSLVTISRMEVLATVDELPVDDATAPVRLG; encoded by the coding sequence ATGCGCCGCGACGTCTCCTCCATGCTCGAGCTGCAGGTCGCCGGCGGGAGCGGGATGGCCTTCGCGGTCGCCGTCGCCCGCGGCGCCGACATCGCCTCCGAGCACCTCGCGTTCGCCCTCGACGGCGTGCCCGTCCCGGCGACCGAGGTGGTCGACCGGCACGACACCCGGCTGCACGTGCTCGACGTCGGCGCGGGCGTGCTCACCATGGAGTACCGGGCGACGGTCACGGGCCGCCGCGATCCCGCGCCCCTCGACGACGTCGACCTCTGGGTGTACCGCCGCCCGAGCCGCTACTGCGAGTCCGACACCCTCTTCCCGACGGCCCGCGGCGAGTTCCGCGGCCTGGAGGGCATGCCGCTCCTCGCCGCCGTGCGCGCGTTCGTGGCCGACTCACTGCGGTACGCGCCCGGATCCAGCCTCCCGACCGACGGCGCCGTCCGCACGCTGCTCGCGCGCCGCGGCGTCTGCCGCGACTACGCGCACCTCGTCATCGCGATGCTCCGCGCGCTCGACGTGCCCGCGCGCCTGGCCGCCGTCTACGCGCCGGGCCTCCGCCCGATGGACTTCCACGCGGTCGCCGAGGCGTGGGTCGACGGTGCGTGGCACGTCGTCGACGCCACCGGCCTCGCGCCCCGGCAGAGCCTGCTGCGGATCTCGACCGGTCGCGACGCGTCCGACACCGCGTTCCTCACCAACACGCGGAGCCTCGTGACCATCTCGCGCATGGAGGTGCTCGCCACGGTCGACGAGCTGCCCGTGGACGACGCGACCGCGCCCGTGCGCCTGGGCTGA
- a CDS encoding diaminopimelate decarboxylase family protein: MTANPLAPSWLQPPDDANALDPRVWSRGTSRDDDGALRIAGVRAPELAARFGTPLYVVDEVDVRGRAAETRAAFEREAAAVGTGARVYYAGKAFLSVEVARWMVEEGLHIDVCSGGELAVALAAGADPARLGFHGNNKSVAEIDRAVGAGIGQIVIDSAVEVERVAAAAAAHGRVQPVRLRVNSGVHAHTHEYLATAREDQKFGITLADAPDLVARIRSHASLSFTGLHAHIGSQIFETDAFVESARRLLDLHERLLADGAVPELNLGGGFGIAYTSVDRPVPVPEIARRLARIVGDECARRGIPVPVIAVEPGRSIVGPSTATLYTVGTVKDVLVTVGGVDGEVAEAESATGDVEDPRVAAEAETAVRRYVSVDGGMSDNARPALYGADYSVRIASRASTADPALVRVAGKHCESGDLVVLADYLPGDVRPDDLVAVPATGAYCWALASNYNWIGRPPVVAVRDGEARVIVRGETEADLLARDLGTPLAASPDVNGAR, encoded by the coding sequence GTGACCGCGAACCCGCTGGCCCCGTCCTGGCTGCAGCCGCCCGACGACGCGAACGCGCTGGATCCCCGGGTCTGGTCCCGCGGCACGTCCCGTGACGACGACGGCGCCCTCCGCATCGCCGGGGTCCGCGCTCCCGAGCTCGCGGCCCGCTTCGGCACCCCGCTCTACGTGGTCGACGAGGTCGACGTCCGCGGCCGCGCCGCCGAGACGCGCGCCGCGTTCGAGCGCGAGGCCGCCGCCGTCGGCACGGGCGCGCGCGTCTACTACGCGGGCAAGGCGTTCCTGAGCGTCGAGGTCGCGCGCTGGATGGTGGAGGAGGGCCTCCACATCGACGTCTGCTCCGGCGGGGAGCTGGCCGTCGCGCTCGCGGCGGGCGCGGATCCGGCCCGCCTCGGCTTCCACGGCAACAACAAGTCGGTCGCCGAGATCGACCGCGCGGTGGGCGCCGGCATCGGCCAGATCGTCATCGACAGCGCCGTCGAGGTGGAGCGCGTCGCCGCCGCGGCCGCCGCGCACGGCCGTGTGCAGCCCGTGCGCCTCCGCGTGAACAGCGGCGTGCACGCCCACACGCACGAGTACCTCGCGACCGCGCGCGAGGACCAGAAGTTCGGGATCACGCTCGCCGACGCGCCGGACCTCGTCGCCCGCATCCGCTCGCACGCGTCCCTCTCCTTCACGGGCCTGCACGCGCACATCGGCAGCCAGATCTTCGAGACCGACGCGTTCGTCGAGTCCGCCCGGCGCCTCCTCGACCTGCACGAGCGGCTCCTCGCGGACGGCGCCGTCCCCGAGCTCAACCTCGGCGGCGGCTTCGGCATCGCCTACACGTCGGTCGACCGGCCCGTGCCCGTGCCCGAGATCGCCCGGCGCCTCGCCCGCATCGTGGGCGACGAGTGCGCCCGGCGGGGGATCCCCGTGCCCGTCATCGCGGTCGAGCCGGGCCGCAGCATCGTCGGCCCCTCCACCGCCACGCTCTACACCGTGGGCACCGTCAAGGACGTGCTCGTCACGGTCGGCGGCGTCGACGGCGAGGTCGCCGAGGCCGAGTCCGCCACGGGCGACGTCGAGGACCCGCGCGTCGCCGCGGAGGCGGAGACGGCGGTCCGCCGCTACGTGAGCGTCGACGGCGGCATGAGCGACAACGCGCGGCCGGCCCTCTACGGCGCCGACTACTCCGTGCGGATCGCCTCGCGCGCCTCCACCGCGGATCCCGCCCTCGTCCGCGTCGCCGGCAAGCACTGCGAGAGCGGCGACCTCGTCGTCCTCGCCGACTACCTGCCGGGCGACGTGCGCCCCGACGACCTCGTCGCCGTCCCCGCGACCGGCGCCTACTGCTGGGCGCTCGCGAGCAACTACAACTGGATCGGCCGCCCGCCCGTCGTCGCCGTGCGCGACGGCGAGGCGCGCGTCATCGTCCGCGGAGAGACCGAGGCCGACCTGCTGGCGCGCGACCTGGGCACGCCCCTCGCCGCATCCCCCGACGTGAACGGAGCACGATGA
- a CDS encoding LmeA family phospholipid-binding protein — protein MAGRFQGTEVFEAPERRDPREARRRRRGPRGGTAFIWLLVLAVIGVGLAFGLRIVDQTVRGVAEDQAEKQIADQLPGQVTGRVDVSIEGDWVIPQLIRGTLDRVVLDGQNLQADGTPFQAHIVATDVPTDQERTVGDVVATVSMDQDPASALLAKTAGTPPDLRFGDGTLGYSGSTRILGLTLGYTVAAEPVLRDASTVVITPAEVELQAGSLTVDLAQTIQGIRDITYPVCVAQYLPAGVAVQDVTIADGRASMTVASSSLELTRDSLGVTGSCG, from the coding sequence ATGGCGGGGCGGTTCCAGGGCACCGAGGTCTTCGAGGCGCCCGAGCGGCGCGACCCGCGGGAGGCCCGCCGACGCCGCCGCGGCCCGCGCGGCGGCACCGCGTTCATCTGGCTCCTCGTGCTCGCCGTGATCGGCGTCGGGCTCGCGTTCGGGCTCCGGATCGTCGACCAGACCGTCCGAGGAGTCGCCGAGGACCAGGCCGAGAAGCAGATCGCCGACCAGCTGCCCGGGCAGGTCACCGGCCGCGTCGACGTCTCGATCGAGGGCGACTGGGTCATCCCGCAGCTCATCCGCGGCACGCTCGACCGGGTGGTGCTCGACGGGCAGAACCTCCAGGCCGACGGCACGCCGTTCCAGGCGCACATCGTCGCGACCGACGTGCCCACCGACCAGGAGCGCACCGTGGGGGACGTGGTCGCGACGGTCTCGATGGACCAGGATCCCGCGAGCGCCCTGCTCGCGAAGACGGCCGGCACGCCGCCCGACCTGCGCTTCGGCGACGGCACGCTCGGGTACTCCGGGTCCACGCGGATCCTCGGGCTCACGCTCGGCTACACCGTGGCCGCGGAGCCCGTGCTGCGCGACGCCTCGACCGTGGTCATCACGCCCGCCGAGGTGGAGCTGCAGGCGGGATCGCTCACGGTCGACCTCGCGCAGACCATCCAGGGGATCCGCGACATCACCTACCCCGTGTGCGTCGCGCAGTACCTCCCCGCGGGCGTCGCGGTGCAGGACGTGACCATCGCGGACGGCCGCGCGTCGATGACCGTCGCGTCGTCGTCGCTGGAGCTCACGCGCGACTCGCTCGGGGTCACCGGCAGCTGCGGCTGA